Proteins from a genomic interval of Chitinophagales bacterium:
- a CDS encoding SPOR domain-containing protein, translating into MKELLQTFGYTLAIGMVVFFAVMIISKSGVGLAEKWKVNSDKLEKEADNFVKKVDKGVDNTKDFLEKVQDNRDNPTKNPNPNPVDKNQGESYNDVDAPNIVEVLVDDPTVPEVENPLQDRPTEFVNTTSSPATNQKIAPTVSMEDDDKTYQIQLGVVTKKNTDLSNFRIVNGLGDIYAQTIDNSKSRILLGDFQGKRAARLVLEEVKQRGLKDAFLVEKKQVSAAIAPTKKAVEKPIPVSNVEEIGNYIVRLGVFSEPPTEKLTKLSEIGKIYLQPHSTNPNLNIVSIGIFASKSQAEAALASAKKQSFKDAFITTANNQLIDANAGKGLYYLPDEYKNPSNACVEQYVIQLSAAKRPNVGDFKTLLNMGNLFTEYDPANDISKVFVGPFEDKANANQALQKVKAKGFQQAFVVDRTKY; encoded by the coding sequence GTGAAAGAACTGTTGCAAACATTTGGATATACATTGGCTATCGGTATGGTGGTTTTTTTTGCAGTCATGATTATCAGCAAAAGTGGCGTAGGCTTGGCCGAAAAATGGAAGGTGAATTCTGATAAGCTTGAAAAAGAGGCAGATAATTTTGTCAAAAAAGTAGATAAAGGGGTCGATAATACCAAGGATTTTTTGGAAAAAGTACAGGACAATCGAGACAATCCAACGAAAAATCCCAATCCTAACCCTGTTGATAAAAACCAAGGCGAATCTTACAATGATGTAGATGCCCCCAACATTGTAGAAGTATTGGTAGATGACCCTACTGTTCCAGAAGTAGAAAACCCTTTGCAAGACAGACCTACTGAATTTGTGAATACAACGTCTTCACCTGCAACAAATCAAAAGATAGCTCCAACTGTTTCTATGGAAGATGACGACAAAACCTATCAAATTCAGTTGGGAGTGGTCACCAAAAAGAATACAGACCTCTCTAACTTTAGGATTGTAAACGGCTTGGGAGATATTTACGCACAGACAATAGACAACAGCAAAAGTCGTATTTTACTTGGTGATTTTCAAGGAAAAAGAGCTGCTCGATTGGTGTTGGAAGAAGTAAAACAAAGAGGGTTGAAAGATGCTTTTTTAGTAGAAAAAAAACAGGTATCTGCTGCAATAGCCCCAACAAAAAAAGCAGTAGAAAAACCTATTCCTGTTTCAAATGTTGAAGAAATAGGAAACTACATAGTTCGTTTAGGTGTATTTTCTGAACCTCCAACAGAAAAACTAACAAAATTGAGTGAGATTGGTAAGATTTATCTACAACCTCATTCTACAAATCCTAATTTGAACATTGTTTCCATCGGAATCTTTGCATCCAAATCACAGGCAGAAGCTGCTTTGGCCTCTGCAAAAAAGCAAAGTTTTAAGGATGCTTTTATCACTACTGCAAACAATCAACTCATAGATGCCAATGCTGGAAAAGGTTTGTACTATCTTCCAGATGAATACAAAAACCCCTCAAATGCTTGCGTAGAACAATATGTTATCCAATTGAGTGCTGCAAAAAGACCCAATGTAGGGGATTTTAAAACACTTTTGAACATGGGAAATTTATTTACCGAATATGATCCGGCAAATGACATCAGCAAAGTATTTGTAGGGCCATTTGAAGATAAAGCTAATGCTAACCAAGCACTCCAAAAAGTAAAAGCCAAAGGTTTTCAGCAAGCATTTGTTGTGGATAGAACCAAATATTGA
- a CDS encoding T9SS type A sorting domain-containing protein, with protein MRCDSNIDNYFSPYLMRFNSMGDTLWSKQLTPSNIIADNVYPRDLKKTSDGGYLMTGHADHTIGSGAIPYGWIVKMDSLGNTCWELGCDSTVIISNIEEIKVVEGLQLSPNPTKSHLQIQIPAHCTSKPLQLQLTNIEGRVVLKEWVEDGTQVDIADLAAGIYIATWLQNGQALKREKVVVLE; from the coding sequence ATGCGATGTGACTCTAATATAGACAACTATTTTAGCCCCTATTTGATGCGTTTCAATAGCATGGGAGATACACTTTGGAGCAAACAATTGACCCCAAGCAATATCATTGCCGACAATGTCTATCCACGAGACCTCAAAAAAACAAGTGATGGAGGATATTTGATGACAGGGCATGCAGACCACACCATAGGCTCTGGTGCAATTCCCTACGGTTGGATTGTCAAAATGGACTCTTTGGGGAATACTTGTTGGGAGTTGGGTTGTGATTCAACGGTGATTATATCCAATATTGAGGAAATAAAAGTTGTTGAAGGTTTGCAGTTGAGTCCCAACCCCACCAAATCCCACCTTCAAATCCAAATCCCCGCTCACTGCACCTCCAAACCTCTTCAACTCCAACTCACCAACATCGAAGGGCGAGTCGTTTTGAAAGAGTGGGTTGAAGATGGAACTCAGGTTGATATTGCAGACTTAGCAGCAGGGATTTACATCGCTACATGGCTGCAAAATGGGCAGGCATTGAAGCGGGAGAAGGTGGTAGTTTTGGAGTAG
- the gldN gene encoding gliding motility protein GldN: MVIDPVTYEETMQVVTNQFDWTSVQAYRLKEDWVFDEESSRMIVRILGIAPIMDVIDDNGNYRGQRSMFWAYYPSFRKYLVTRETFNRQNDGVRLTWEDVLEARMFSSFIVKESNIQDRRIQDYSTGRDALMESERIKNELFEMEHNLWSY; encoded by the coding sequence ATGGTGATTGACCCTGTGACTTACGAGGAAACTATGCAGGTCGTAACAAACCAGTTTGATTGGACAAGTGTACAAGCTTATCGCCTCAAAGAGGATTGGGTATTTGACGAAGAAAGTTCTCGCATGATTGTTCGTATTCTGGGCATTGCGCCGATTATGGATGTGATTGATGACAATGGCAATTACCGTGGACAGCGATCTATGTTTTGGGCTTATTATCCCAGTTTCCGCAAATACTTGGTCACTCGTGAAACCTTCAACCGCCAAAATGACGGTGTGCGCCTTACTTGGGAAGATGTCTTAGAGGCCCGAATGTTCAGCAGTTTCATTGTCAAAGAATCCAACATTCAAGACCGCCGTATCCAAGATTATTCAACAGGTCGAGATGCGCTCATGGAATCAGAACGCATTAAAAATGAGTTGTTTGAGATGGAACACAATTTGTGGTCTTACTAA
- a CDS encoding TlpA disulfide reductase family protein: MKLSLNIYLMCVIAVCFSMKDMALQAQIVGQSVPALVLPDRNGQESALADLKGNYVYLHFWASWCPNSITQLPIVTQIYDEYKDSNFKIYSVSLDASRDAWLNAIDVFQLEWPQHQCDFNGPFSHRLDNFDHVITPFGYLISPEGIVLEVDPDVHEYAEWFNMGVAEGNYYTVNIGAFSDLMYVDFDYIEEMGLVESGLNVDGSYYVHVGKYANVSDAENTLKKAIGRGYYEAKLTTDAYSGEASLSYVQPPALSIYDNNVLPAPNFYTPPFNPQPSLSNNNQSGKNTSGVMSNNNSPQTPNKSIFEDQNFSNSKTSSVEPNEPQQFYTPPQNKSIVQKNEFDIQLPDYKKYPQEEQYPNNTPNIYESVKQGEDFLKGPNPFIQNIEGSGNSSSKSYNFDNKWENPQGGLTPLSPPEIIPELFQHDSQQEQPSESDDFYPYSSGFDDYVNIHPSEGVYLEEDNSAINYKESKYEKKLRIKKQKAKRKQEKLKREMQATMKEIEELDESIQITRQYPEY, from the coding sequence ATGAAATTATCATTAAATATCTATTTGATGTGTGTGATAGCTGTGTGTTTTTCGATGAAAGACATGGCTCTTCAAGCACAGATAGTAGGACAGTCAGTTCCTGCTCTCGTTCTTCCTGATAGAAATGGGCAAGAATCTGCTCTTGCAGATTTGAAGGGTAACTATGTTTATCTCCACTTTTGGGCTTCTTGGTGTCCCAATTCTATTACTCAACTGCCTATTGTCACTCAAATCTACGATGAGTACAAAGATTCCAACTTCAAGATTTATAGTGTTTCTTTAGATGCGAGTAGAGATGCTTGGTTGAATGCTATTGATGTATTTCAGCTTGAATGGCCACAGCATCAGTGTGACTTCAATGGACCATTTTCTCATAGGTTAGACAACTTTGACCATGTAATTACACCTTTTGGATATTTGATTAGTCCAGAGGGAATTGTTTTGGAAGTAGATCCAGATGTGCATGAATATGCTGAATGGTTTAATATGGGCGTTGCAGAAGGAAATTATTATACGGTGAATATAGGGGCGTTTTCAGACTTGATGTATGTAGATTTCGATTACATTGAAGAGATGGGGCTTGTTGAATCAGGTTTGAATGTAGACGGTTCTTACTATGTGCATGTGGGTAAATATGCAAATGTTAGTGATGCCGAGAATACATTGAAAAAGGCTATTGGTCGAGGATATTATGAAGCCAAATTGACTACGGACGCTTATAGTGGTGAGGCAAGCCTAAGTTATGTTCAGCCTCCAGCATTGAGTATATACGATAACAATGTCTTGCCTGCTCCTAATTTTTACACACCTCCTTTCAATCCTCAACCTTCATTGAGTAATAACAATCAAAGTGGTAAAAATACTTCTGGGGTAATGTCAAATAATAATTCTCCTCAAACTCCGAATAAATCTATTTTTGAAGATCAAAATTTTAGTAATTCTAAAACTTCAAGTGTAGAACCTAATGAACCACAACAGTTTTATACTCCCCCTCAAAATAAATCTATCGTTCAAAAAAATGAATTTGATATACAGTTGCCTGATTATAAAAAATATCCTCAAGAAGAACAGTATCCAAATAACACTCCGAATATTTATGAGAGTGTCAAACAAGGGGAAGATTTTTTGAAAGGCCCCAACCCATTTATTCAAAATATAGAAGGGAGTGGAAACAGCTCCTCGAAATCGTACAATTTTGATAATAAATGGGAAAATCCGCAGGGAGGATTAACGCCTCTTTCGCCACCTGAAATCATACCAGAGTTATTTCAACACGATAGTCAACAAGAACAGCCTTCGGAGAGTGATGATTTTTATCCATATTCATCAGGTTTTGATGATTATGTCAATATTCATCCTTCAGAAGGGGTTTATTTGGAAGAAGACAATTCAGCGATTAATTATAAAGAAAGTAAATATGAGAAAAAACTTCGTATAAAAAAGCAAAAAGCAAAACGCAAACAGGAGAAATTGAAGAGAGAAATGCAAGCAACAATGAAAGAAATAGAGGAATTGGATGAGAGTATTCAGATCACTCGTCAATACCCTGAATATTGA
- a CDS encoding 4Fe-4S binding protein: MSEFNFNPDFYKAKGDISMAITSDVSHERGIIQKLSLAVVGIGLLLMMVAAFGAANTNPTPFLWASMACLILGGVVYSLQKYKTRPAGIKNNGVMFGQMTSRGASAWIFGIVITGLYVLLYWYPTLLGLGKDGAANTGLIRMFDPLSQFLKGAPASEWFMYGTLYTIAILVMGFKFIWKYRHNKYQVLRTISVMFFQLGFAFLLPELLQALKYPYYDFKNMWPLNYYFFYDWNINGFLSSGNVGLFMLIFGVVMIFVISPILTYFYGKRWYCSWVCGCGGLAETAGDPYRHLSDKSLNAWKIERWMIHSVLVFVTVMTIAVLYSFLHQNPEGYFITKEIMVGIVAVILLFVAGVALMNKEVVREVKPKIRYLAVGIAVLILGFTVVGLFSGSSNVFFMDSYTLRSWYGFLIGAAFSGVVGVGFYPIMGNRVWCRFGCPMAAVLGLQQRFFSRFRITTNGGQCMSCGNCSTYCEMGIDVRAYAQKGQNIVRASCVGCGICAAVCPRGVLKLENGPKEERKVIHIRRDDVGIL, from the coding sequence ATGAGTGAATTCAATTTCAATCCAGATTTTTATAAAGCCAAAGGAGATATCAGTATGGCGATTACCTCCGATGTCTCACACGAGCGAGGCATCATCCAAAAACTCAGTTTAGCGGTTGTTGGAATTGGTTTATTGCTAATGATGGTTGCCGCATTTGGAGCAGCGAATACCAATCCTACACCTTTTTTGTGGGCTTCAATGGCTTGCCTCATTCTCGGTGGAGTCGTTTATTCACTTCAAAAATACAAGACCCGACCTGCGGGCATCAAAAACAATGGGGTCATGTTTGGACAAATGACGAGTCGTGGGGCAAGTGCTTGGATTTTTGGGATTGTTATCACAGGATTGTATGTTTTATTGTATTGGTATCCAACGCTCTTGGGATTGGGCAAAGATGGAGCTGCCAATACGGGATTGATACGAATGTTTGACCCATTGAGTCAGTTTTTGAAGGGTGCGCCTGCCAGCGAATGGTTCATGTATGGCACACTTTACACAATAGCCATTTTGGTGATGGGCTTCAAATTTATCTGGAAATACCGCCACAACAAATACCAAGTCCTCCGCACGATTTCAGTTATGTTTTTCCAATTGGGTTTTGCGTTTTTACTGCCAGAATTGCTGCAAGCATTGAAGTATCCCTACTACGACTTCAAAAATATGTGGCCATTGAACTACTATTTTTTCTACGATTGGAACATCAATGGCTTTTTGTCGAGCGGCAATGTAGGTTTGTTCATGCTTATTTTTGGAGTAGTGATGATTTTTGTTATTTCCCCGATTTTGACCTATTTCTATGGCAAACGTTGGTACTGTTCGTGGGTATGTGGCTGTGGAGGTTTGGCAGAAACTGCGGGCGACCCTTACCGTCATTTGTCGGATAAATCATTGAATGCTTGGAAAATCGAACGCTGGATGATTCACTCTGTTTTGGTATTTGTGACAGTGATGACGATTGCCGTATTGTATAGTTTTTTGCATCAAAATCCCGAAGGCTATTTTATCACCAAAGAAATAATGGTGGGTATTGTAGCAGTTATTTTACTGTTCGTGGCAGGTGTTGCATTGATGAACAAAGAAGTGGTGAGGGAGGTGAAACCCAAGATTCGCTATCTTGCCGTAGGAATTGCTGTTTTGATTCTTGGTTTCACCGTTGTAGGCTTATTTTCAGGCAGTTCCAATGTGTTTTTTATGGATAGTTATACACTTCGCTCATGGTATGGTTTTCTGATTGGAGCAGCTTTTAGTGGAGTCGTAGGCGTTGGTTTTTATCCGATTATGGGAAATAGAGTGTGGTGTCGTTTTGGCTGTCCGATGGCGGCAGTCTTGGGATTACAGCAGCGTTTTTTCTCTCGTTTCCGCATCACGACCAATGGCGGTCAGTGTATGTCTTGCGGCAATTGTTCGACTTATTGTGAAATGGGAATAGATGTTCGGGCGTATGCTCAAAAGGGACAAAATATTGTCCGAGCCTCTTGTGTCGGTTGTGGGATTTGTGCGGCTGTTTGTCCTCGTGGCGTATTGAAGTTGGAGAATGGACCGAAAGAGGAGAGAAAGGTGATTCACATTCGGAGGGATGATGTGGGAATTTTGTAG
- a CDS encoding nucleotidyltransferase domain-containing protein: MFQKIQTALQKIEQTYKVKILYACESGSRAWGFPSPDSDYDVRFIYLHPMDWYLSINERTNHITLPLDADNLDIVGWDIRKVLNLMQKSNASIFAWMLSPIVYHNQNGFVEKLRELAPQYFAPRAAIHHYLGLTRKIVQTELQRDTVNIKKYFYVLRPLLCAKWIAEKHEAPPMMFQEMLPLLQGNREMLEVIEDLLQRKERALEGEYIEQVPLIHQFAERELAHLHQIAKELPKTQPDNTPLNEWFRTLLKE, encoded by the coding sequence ATGTTTCAAAAAATACAAACCGCCCTCCAAAAAATCGAACAAACTTACAAGGTCAAAATTCTTTATGCCTGTGAATCGGGCAGTAGAGCGTGGGGATTCCCTTCACCTGATAGCGACTACGATGTGCGGTTCATTTACCTACATCCGATGGATTGGTATTTGTCTATCAACGAACGAACCAATCACATCACCCTTCCTCTTGATGCCGACAACCTCGACATTGTGGGTTGGGATATTCGCAAAGTATTGAATCTGATGCAAAAATCCAATGCTTCGATATTTGCGTGGATGTTGTCGCCTATTGTTTACCACAATCAAAATGGTTTTGTTGAAAAACTGCGAGAGCTTGCCCCTCAATATTTTGCACCAAGAGCAGCTATTCACCACTATCTCGGTTTGACTCGAAAGATTGTCCAGACTGAACTGCAAAGAGATACAGTCAATATCAAAAAGTATTTCTACGTGCTTCGACCTTTGTTGTGCGCCAAATGGATTGCCGAAAAACACGAAGCGCCGCCCATGATGTTCCAAGAAATGTTGCCGCTTCTTCAAGGGAATCGGGAAATGTTGGAGGTGATCGAAGATTTATTGCAGCGAAAAGAACGGGCATTGGAGGGAGAATACATTGAACAAGTGCCTTTGATTCACCAATTTGCAGAAAGAGAATTGGCTCATTTGCATCAAATTGCCAAAGAATTACCCAAAACACAACCCGACAATACGCCCTTGAACGAGTGGTTCAGGACATTATTGAAGGAGTGA
- a CDS encoding FAD-dependent oxidoreductase, with amino-acid sequence MHIVIIGNGISGITAARYIRKLSNHNITVISAETKYFYSRTALMYIYMGHMTYQNTKPYEDWFWEKNRIALLQEYVTDVDTKHRKIRLQNGTNIEYDKLILATGSASNKFGWKGQDLPQVQGLYNMQDLVKMEKNTNNIQHAVVVGGGLIGIEMVEMLQSRRIPTTLLVREKSFWDIVLPPEESQIINRQIRKHHVDLQLETELNEILADENGDVRAVTTKDGKEIPCQFVGLTVGVHPNIGFLKDSGIETQKGILVDEYFQTNVEDVYAIGDCAQLRNPPAGRRPIEAVWYIGRIQGKTVAHTICGQKVPYQPRIWFNSAKFMDIEYQTYGTVLNSLQEDEAQLYWEHSDGEKCIKIVYEKASEKVVGFNLMGIRFRHDVCEEWLHEGRDLQYVLQHLRAANFDPEIYDQHENGIIEVYNQQFPNRRIEVKSKKSLWNMIFKRKVLVQN; translated from the coding sequence ATGCACATAGTCATCATTGGAAATGGAATCAGTGGCATCACCGCCGCACGTTACATCCGCAAATTGAGCAACCACAACATTACCGTCATTTCTGCCGAAACCAAGTATTTCTACTCCCGAACTGCTCTTATGTACATCTACATGGGACACATGACTTATCAAAACACCAAACCTTATGAAGATTGGTTTTGGGAGAAAAATCGCATTGCCCTACTACAAGAATACGTCACAGATGTGGACACCAAACACAGAAAAATCCGACTTCAAAATGGCACAAATATCGAATACGACAAATTGATTCTGGCCACAGGTTCAGCCTCCAATAAGTTCGGATGGAAAGGGCAAGATCTGCCACAAGTACAAGGTCTCTACAACATGCAGGACTTGGTGAAAATGGAAAAAAACACCAACAATATACAACACGCAGTAGTCGTAGGAGGTGGATTGATTGGCATCGAAATGGTCGAAATGCTGCAATCTCGCCGAATTCCCACCACCCTTTTGGTGCGTGAAAAAAGCTTTTGGGACATTGTATTGCCGCCCGAAGAATCCCAAATCATCAACCGCCAAATCCGCAAACACCATGTCGACCTTCAATTGGAAACCGAACTCAACGAAATATTAGCAGATGAAAACGGCGATGTGCGGGCCGTTACGACCAAAGACGGCAAAGAAATCCCCTGTCAATTTGTGGGTCTAACCGTTGGTGTTCACCCCAATATTGGATTTTTGAAAGACAGTGGTATCGAAACCCAAAAGGGCATTTTGGTCGACGAATACTTCCAAACCAATGTAGAAGATGTCTATGCGATTGGTGATTGCGCTCAGTTGCGAAATCCGCCAGCAGGTCGCCGCCCAATCGAAGCGGTTTGGTACATTGGCAGGATTCAAGGCAAAACGGTTGCTCACACGATTTGCGGACAAAAAGTACCGTACCAACCTCGAATTTGGTTCAACTCTGCAAAGTTCATGGACATTGAATATCAAACTTATGGAACGGTATTGAATAGCTTGCAGGAAGATGAAGCACAACTATATTGGGAACATTCGGATGGTGAAAAGTGTATCAAAATTGTCTATGAAAAGGCAAGCGAAAAAGTGGTGGGCTTCAATCTGATGGGCATACGTTTCCGCCACGATGTCTGTGAAGAATGGCTACACGAAGGGCGTGACCTTCAATATGTATTGCAGCATCTAAGGGCAGCCAACTTTGACCCCGAAATCTATGACCAACACGAAAACGGCATCATTGAAGTGTATAACCAACAGTTTCCGAACAGACGCATTGAAGTAAAAAGCAAAAAAAGCCTTTGGAATATGATTTTTAAGCGGAAAGTACTGGTGCAGAACTGA
- a CDS encoding endonuclease/exonuclease/phosphatase family protein yields the protein MPFYPPIKNKPPTEQARTAKKLLQLKDALQKEIPSKTFDNLLLATWNIREFDSAAYGKRLDEALFYIAEIVSHFDLIAIQEVRDDLEGLQRLMKILGRWWKVIFTDVTEGRPGNRERMAFVYDSRKVTFGGLAGEVVLPEVKVEGETHNLQQQLARTPFMVGFQAGWCFVLVTVHLIYGEGTADPPERVAEAEMLSNFLAEKADKKTAWSNNMVLLGDFNIFKPTNDTFRKIAANFYIPQELQDLPSNVPQDKHYDQIAFRSPLKQEFLDAIAAGTPIKAGVFNYFQHVFTEADEATYIPYMDSYETNSRGEARDAADKAKYYKTYWRTHQLSDHLPMWIEIPIDRSRQYLEVLAKVEEVIPATRSLEAASEELPIEAIEQKYDGLS from the coding sequence ATGCCTTTTTACCCTCCAATAAAAAACAAACCGCCCACCGAACAAGCACGTACTGCAAAGAAACTGCTGCAACTCAAAGACGCACTGCAAAAAGAAATTCCCTCCAAAACCTTCGACAACTTGCTCTTAGCAACTTGGAACATCCGAGAATTTGACTCCGCAGCTTACGGCAAACGTTTGGACGAAGCCCTGTTTTACATCGCCGAAATTGTATCGCATTTCGATCTGATAGCCATTCAAGAAGTGCGGGACGATTTGGAGGGATTGCAGCGGTTGATGAAAATATTGGGCCGTTGGTGGAAAGTCATTTTTACGGATGTGACGGAAGGCAGACCTGGCAATCGAGAGCGCATGGCGTTTGTCTATGACAGCCGAAAAGTTACCTTTGGAGGTCTGGCAGGCGAAGTAGTGCTGCCCGAAGTAAAAGTGGAAGGAGAAACGCACAACCTTCAGCAGCAATTGGCTCGCACACCTTTTATGGTGGGTTTTCAGGCAGGTTGGTGTTTTGTTTTGGTGACGGTGCATTTGATTTATGGTGAAGGCACTGCCGATCCGCCCGAAAGAGTGGCAGAAGCCGAGATGTTGTCTAATTTTTTGGCTGAAAAAGCCGACAAAAAAACAGCTTGGTCGAACAACATGGTTTTGTTGGGCGACTTCAACATCTTCAAACCCACAAACGATACTTTCCGAAAAATAGCCGCCAACTTCTACATCCCACAAGAACTACAAGACCTTCCGAGCAATGTGCCGCAAGACAAACACTACGACCAAATCGCTTTTCGTTCTCCATTGAAGCAAGAGTTTTTGGATGCCATTGCAGCAGGAACGCCTATCAAAGCGGGGGTTTTCAACTATTTTCAGCACGTTTTTACTGAAGCCGATGAAGCTACTTATATTCCTTATATGGACAGCTATGAAACCAACTCACGAGGTGAAGCAAGAGACGCAGCCGATAAAGCCAAATACTACAAAACCTATTGGCGCACCCATCAACTTTCTGACCACCTTCCAATGTGGATAGAAATCCCGATTGACCGCAGCCGACAATATTTGGAGGTTTTGGCAAAAGTCGAAGAAGTCATACCTGCTACTCGTAGTTTGGAAGCGGCATCAGAAGAATTGCCGATTGAAGCGATTGAGCAGAAATACGATGGGCTTTCTTGA
- a CDS encoding ISNCY family transposase yields MRKEFEAQLQLDSIPIGEVEIDMRSRHELPQLLAGLQHIFTNEALRTAVLKVLSEAILSEKKATGRLGMSLWELFVLGCCRLNLNIDYDNLHDLSNNHHSLRGILGVATRGYLPNVKHYCLQTIKDNVGLLTEDNLNEINKIIVNEGHQLKKKEGKILELNLKADSFVVERHIHFPTDIRLLWDCVHKCIGFIKLLKSVVDISGLRNYKSIRKKIKRLYTLTARIHKRKGNNYIKRLQDSTEEYLAATYPLLKKVNDLVEALSEIIDSKPHLATKLESLKYYRDMLKKHIDLVDRRILQGEQIPHSEKVFSIFEPETEWLKKGKAHPNVELGHNVLIVTDQFHFIVYHKVAVKEQDKDLVIPLGKELQERFKEKCKLYSISFDKGFWLKSNKEAMEKIFDIVVMPKKGKPTIAEKEAYHRQITTKLISVNIVQ; encoded by the coding sequence ATGCGTAAAGAATTTGAAGCACAATTACAATTGGATTCGATTCCTATTGGAGAGGTAGAAATAGATATGCGAAGCCGTCATGAGCTACCTCAACTATTAGCAGGATTACAGCATATTTTCACGAATGAAGCACTTCGAACAGCCGTTCTGAAAGTTTTATCTGAGGCTATTTTGTCAGAAAAAAAAGCGACGGGTCGTTTGGGAATGAGTTTATGGGAATTATTTGTTTTGGGTTGTTGCCGTCTAAATTTAAATATAGATTATGATAATCTACATGATTTATCGAATAATCACCATTCACTTCGAGGGATATTAGGTGTAGCAACGAGAGGTTATCTACCGAATGTAAAACATTATTGTTTGCAAACAATTAAAGATAATGTTGGTTTACTTACTGAAGATAACCTTAATGAAATCAATAAAATAATAGTTAATGAAGGTCATCAATTAAAAAAAAAGGAAGGTAAAATTTTAGAGTTGAATCTCAAAGCAGATTCGTTTGTAGTAGAACGTCATATTCATTTTCCAACCGATATCCGTTTATTGTGGGATTGTGTACATAAATGTATTGGTTTTATAAAGCTGTTAAAAAGCGTAGTAGACATATCAGGATTACGTAATTATAAATCAATACGTAAAAAAATAAAAAGATTATATACGCTTACAGCAAGAATACATAAACGAAAAGGTAATAATTATATAAAACGCCTTCAAGATTCGACAGAGGAGTATTTGGCAGCAACCTATCCTTTATTAAAGAAAGTGAATGATTTAGTAGAAGCTTTGAGTGAAATAATTGATTCAAAACCTCACTTAGCAACAAAGTTAGAAAGCTTGAAATATTATCGAGATATGTTAAAAAAACATATCGATTTGGTGGATAGACGTATTCTACAAGGCGAACAAATTCCTCATTCGGAAAAGGTATTTTCCATTTTTGAACCTGAAACGGAGTGGTTGAAGAAGGGCAAGGCGCACCCAAATGTAGAATTGGGGCATAATGTGTTGATTGTAACTGACCAATTTCACTTTATTGTTTATCACAAAGTAGCTGTAAAAGAACAAGATAAGGATTTAGTGATTCCATTAGGGAAGGAATTACAGGAACGCTTCAAAGAAAAGTGCAAATTGTATAGTATTAGTTTTGATAAAGGTTTCTGGCTGAAATCAAATAAGGAAGCGATGGAAAAAATATTCGATATAGTTGTGATGCCTAAAAAAGGAAAACCAACTATTGCTGAGAAAGAGGCGTACCATAGGCAGATAACTACAAAACTTATAAGCGTAAACATAGTGCAGTAG
- a CDS encoding T9SS type A sorting domain-containing protein, which translates to MKFQIPSTLASPLQLQLTNIEGRVVLKEWIEDGTQVDIADLAAGVYIATWLQDGQALKREKVVVLE; encoded by the coding sequence TTGAAATTCCAGATTCCTTCAACTCTTGCTTCTCCCCTCCAACTCCAACTCACCAACATCGAAGGTCGAGTCGTTTTGAAAGAGTGGATAGAAGATGGAACTCAGGTTGATATTGCAGACTTGGCAGCAGGGGTTTACATCGCTACATGGCTGCAAGACGGGCAGGCATTGAAGCGGGAGAAGGTGGTGGTTTTGGAGTGA